In the genome of Leptolyngbyaceae cyanobacterium, one region contains:
- a CDS encoding Uma2 family endonuclease encodes MIFTTDPSALTTLPDHTQLPESDGTFVKNFQEHPQSILLTDSITPVFQQRHPDGNYCIGQDCGIYWRITEPPERGAESPDWFYVPNVPATINGVVRRSYVLWQELIPPLIVLEFVSGDGSEERDRTPLSRGGEEDVKPGKFWIYENVIRPAFYGIYEVKRARVEVYHLMEGEYQLVAANERGHYPINPLGVELGIWQGRYQNLELPWLRWWDSEGNLLLTGEERAELERQRAERAEEKLEQLRSQLRAAGIEPEA; translated from the coding sequence ATGATTTTCACTACTGATCCCTCAGCATTAACCACTTTACCAGATCATACTCAGTTACCAGAATCAGACGGCACTTTTGTGAAAAATTTTCAAGAACATCCCCAAAGCATTCTGTTAACAGATTCCATTACACCAGTATTCCAGCAAAGGCATCCCGACGGCAACTATTGCATCGGTCAAGATTGCGGAATATATTGGCGGATAACGGAACCGCCAGAACGAGGCGCGGAATCACCAGATTGGTTTTATGTTCCAAACGTACCAGCAACTATTAACGGAGTAGTGCGGCGTTCTTATGTATTGTGGCAAGAACTGATACCGCCGTTAATTGTATTAGAATTCGTGTCGGGAGATGGATCAGAAGAACGAGACAGAACTCCTTTGTCAAGAGGTGGTGAAGAAGATGTGAAGCCGGGTAAATTTTGGATTTATGAAAATGTAATTCGTCCGGCATTTTACGGGATTTATGAAGTGAAACGGGCGAGGGTTGAAGTGTATCATTTAATGGAGGGCGAATATCAGTTAGTAGCAGCAAACGAACGGGGTCATTATCCGATTAATCCGCTAGGAGTGGAGTTGGGAATTTGGCAAGGACGCTATCAAAATTTAGAATTGCCTTGGTTGCGTTGGTGGGATAGTGAAGGTAATTTACTGCTGACTGGGGAAGAAAGAGCGGAATTAGAACGGCAAAGAGCGGAACGAGCAGAAGAAAAGTTAGAACAATTGCGATCACAATTACGTGCTGCGGGAATCGAACCGGAAGCATGA
- a CDS encoding fatty acid desaturase, with translation MTSNSSATLQKPSESLKLSWTNVAFFGTFHALALLAPWFFSWSALGVMILLHWLFGSIGICLGYHRLLTHRSLQVPKWLEYILTTIGALALQGGPIFWVSGHRQHHLHTEDRDKDPYAASRGFWWSHMLWIFYPRAEFFDRNTYHKYAPDLSRDPYYKWLDRYFLMLQIPVGLLLYALGGWSFVIYGVVLRAVTLWHTTWLINSATHMMGDRRFEVADGSRNLWWAALLTYGEGWHNNHHAYPNVAKAGWKWWELDMTWWAIRALETAGLAKRVIRPTV, from the coding sequence ATGACTTCAAATTCCAGCGCAACGTTACAAAAACCCTCAGAATCACTAAAACTGAGTTGGACGAATGTTGCCTTTTTCGGGACTTTTCACGCTCTAGCGCTGCTAGCTCCCTGGTTCTTTTCTTGGTCTGCCTTGGGGGTGATGATTCTTCTCCACTGGCTGTTTGGCAGCATCGGGATTTGTCTGGGATACCATCGCTTGCTCACTCACCGCAGTTTGCAAGTGCCTAAGTGGTTAGAGTATATCCTGACCACGATCGGAGCTTTAGCACTTCAGGGTGGGCCGATCTTTTGGGTGTCCGGACATCGCCAGCACCACTTGCATACGGAAGATAGAGATAAAGACCCCTATGCAGCTAGCCGGGGCTTTTGGTGGAGTCATATGCTGTGGATTTTCTATCCTCGCGCTGAGTTTTTTGATCGCAATACTTATCATAAATACGCCCCCGATCTATCTCGCGACCCTTATTACAAATGGCTCGATCGCTATTTCTTGATGCTGCAAATACCAGTTGGTTTGCTGCTCTATGCCTTGGGTGGATGGTCTTTTGTGATCTATGGAGTAGTATTGCGAGCCGTCACATTATGGCACACCACTTGGTTGATTAACTCCGCAACACACATGATGGGCGATCGTCGTTTTGAAGTGGCAGACGGTTCCCGCAACCTTTGGTGGGCTGCACTCCTCACCTACGGCGAAGGTTGGCACAACAACCACCACGCTTATCCTAATGTGGCAAAAGCAGGTTGGAAATGGTGGGAATTAGATATGACTTGGTGGGCGATTAGAGCATTGGAAACGGCTGGATTAGCAAAGCGCGTCATTCGTCCTACTGTATAG
- a CDS encoding TraX family protein, whose protein sequence is MTSFHIKILAATLMAIDHIGAVFFPDILAFRIIGRLSFPLFAWLIGQGEKYTKNFNLYLFRLIILGIATQPIYYLLFNIPRPNILATLALGLIAIRLDKITKLKFLFTFIFALLAELINSEYGAYGVLMISILSNFNPNHVYWVIQWILLSLSPLILLKFPDYQLFAIFTPLILINYNGEPGKKAKWFYLFYPVHFAILYLVNVMITNS, encoded by the coding sequence ATGACCTCATTTCACATTAAAATATTAGCTGCTACCCTAATGGCGATCGACCATATAGGAGCCGTATTTTTTCCAGATATACTCGCTTTTAGAATCATTGGCAGATTGAGCTTTCCTTTATTTGCATGGCTAATCGGACAAGGGGAAAAGTACACCAAAAATTTTAACCTTTATCTTTTTAGATTAATTATCTTAGGAATAGCAACTCAACCAATATACTATTTACTATTTAATATTCCTCGCCCCAACATATTAGCAACGTTAGCTTTAGGCTTAATTGCTATTAGATTAGACAAAATAACCAAGTTAAAATTCTTGTTTACTTTTATTTTTGCTTTACTAGCCGAATTAATCAACTCTGAATACGGTGCTTATGGTGTATTGATGATATCTATATTATCGAATTTTAATCCTAATCATGTTTATTGGGTGATTCAATGGATTTTGCTTAGTTTATCACCATTAATATTACTGAAATTTCCTGATTATCAATTGTTTGCTATATTCACTCCTTTAATACTCATCAACTATAACGGTGAACCGGGTAAAAAAGCCAAATGGTTTTATCTATTTTATCCGGTTCATTTTGCAATATTGTATTTGGTAAACGTGATGATTACAAATAGTTAG
- the hpnH gene encoding adenosyl-hopene transferase HpnH has translation MAINLLQALEVGKYIVAQRLSGRKRYPLVLMLEPLFRCNLACTGCGKIQHPTEILKQNLSPEQCFAAVEECGAPIVSIPGGEPLLHPQIDEIVKGLVERKKFVYLCTNGILLEKSLDKFEPSPYLTFSVHLDGLRELHDKCVDRKGVFDTAVKAIRAAKAKGFRVTTNSTVFEGTNPKEMQEFFDFLATLNIDGMMISPGYSYEWAPDQEHFLKREQTKALFREILAPYKAGKTNWNFNHNPLFLDFLTGEKDYECTPWGSPSYSVLGWQKPCYLLNEGYYTTFKELLDNTDWSAYGHKSGNPKCADCMVHCGYEPTAATDAMQPNNVVRAIGSVFGMVS, from the coding sequence ATGGCTATTAATCTACTACAAGCCTTAGAAGTCGGGAAATATATCGTCGCCCAACGTCTGTCGGGGCGCAAAAGATATCCCTTAGTGTTGATGTTAGAACCCCTGTTCCGTTGCAACTTGGCTTGTACTGGTTGCGGTAAAATTCAGCACCCAACAGAAATTCTCAAGCAAAACCTCTCCCCAGAACAGTGTTTCGCTGCTGTGGAAGAGTGCGGTGCACCAATTGTTTCCATTCCTGGGGGAGAACCGTTGCTGCATCCCCAAATTGATGAAATTGTCAAAGGTTTGGTAGAACGGAAAAAGTTTGTTTATCTTTGCACCAATGGCATTTTGCTGGAAAAGAGTTTAGATAAATTCGAGCCTTCGCCTTATCTAACTTTCAGCGTACACTTAGATGGGTTGCGCGAACTTCACGATAAATGTGTCGATCGCAAAGGCGTTTTCGATACAGCCGTGAAAGCCATTCGCGCCGCTAAAGCCAAGGGATTTCGCGTTACCACCAACAGTACCGTGTTTGAGGGAACAAATCCCAAAGAAATGCAAGAATTCTTTGATTTTCTCGCCACTCTGAATATTGATGGCATGATGATTTCCCCCGGTTATAGTTATGAATGGGCACCGGATCAGGAGCATTTCTTGAAGCGAGAACAAACTAAAGCCTTATTCCGGGAAATTTTAGCGCCTTATAAAGCAGGTAAAACAAACTGGAATTTCAATCACAACCCGCTATTTTTAGATTTTCTGACTGGGGAAAAAGATTACGAATGTACCCCTTGGGGAAGTCCTAGTTATAGCGTTCTCGGTTGGCAAAAACCCTGCTATCTTTTGAATGAGGGTTATTATACCACTTTCAAAGAATTGCTAGACAATACAGATTGGAGTGCATACGGTCACAAAAGCGGTAATCCAAAATGTGCAGATTGCATGGTACATTGCGGTTACGAACCAACAGCAGCAACCGATGCAATGCAACCAAATAATGTAGTGCGTGCGATCGGTAGCGTATTTGGTATGGTTAGTTAG
- a CDS encoding TetR family transcriptional regulator → MTAQRKSARQRLVQAALQLFAAQGVTETTTRQIAELADVNEVTLFRNFGSKHGLLMAVIEEAEVFTQLGAVLGQQANQNPSLADALQAYAEGYLQALEEIREFVRSLVGEAGHYPPENRQAIGRGLAQIHRYTVQYLTTVLSREHLQLRLELPKLASLLNTLLLGYAAIEFTTEFHELWPDRATFINNLVDLFLSNERVEGTKPAQTSSLPTVDCSATLLGGEVIDLPTSLVQGILQKARKSGSQDYALVYVLFGAGLSAGEVANLLRSHSIFDEQQHLLQIIQGAKRQVPLNQWIMGHRYGTYTKNPLTQWLKTRKDEQPALFINDNGQPMSEVEIRLRWQEIVADIITPSGYPPAIEQAQQTWRVEMLTRGMNLEGLSILTGCDPEQLQPYVRRAQEKAALEEAIRLDRQIG, encoded by the coding sequence ATGACTGCTCAACGCAAATCCGCTCGGCAGCGTCTGGTACAAGCAGCACTGCAATTGTTTGCTGCTCAGGGGGTGACTGAGACGACTACTCGACAGATTGCTGAATTAGCTGATGTGAATGAAGTAACTTTATTCCGTAACTTTGGGAGCAAGCATGGCTTGCTGATGGCTGTAATTGAGGAAGCAGAGGTTTTTACTCAACTGGGAGCAGTGCTGGGACAACAGGCGAATCAAAATCCCAGCTTGGCTGATGCGCTGCAAGCTTATGCAGAGGGTTATTTGCAAGCGCTGGAAGAAATTCGCGAATTTGTACGATCGCTAGTGGGAGAAGCGGGACATTATCCACCGGAAAACCGCCAAGCGATCGGCAGAGGACTGGCCCAAATTCATCGCTACACGGTGCAATATTTAACTACAGTCTTGTCACGAGAGCATTTACAATTGCGGCTGGAGCTACCAAAATTGGCTAGCTTGCTGAATACCCTGCTACTAGGATATGCGGCGATCGAATTTACAACTGAATTTCACGAACTCTGGCCCGATCGAGCCACATTTATCAATAATTTAGTAGATTTATTTCTTTCCAACGAACGAGTTGAGGGTACAAAACCAGCACAAACTAGCAGTTTGCCAACGGTAGATTGTAGCGCCACTCTGTTGGGAGGAGAAGTAATAGATTTACCGACATCTTTAGTACAAGGAATTCTGCAAAAGGCTCGTAAGTCCGGTTCTCAAGACTATGCTCTAGTTTACGTGCTGTTTGGTGCTGGTTTGAGTGCGGGGGAAGTTGCGAATCTTTTGCGATCGCATTCTATTTTTGACGAACAACAACATCTTTTGCAAATCATCCAAGGCGCAAAACGCCAAGTGCCTCTCAATCAATGGATTATGGGACATCGCTACGGCACCTATACCAAAAATCCCCTCACGCAATGGCTGAAAACCAGAAAAGACGAACAACCAGCATTATTTATTAACGACAACGGACAACCAATGTCTGAAGTAGAGATCCGCCTGCGCTGGCAGGAAATTGTTGCCGATATTATCACACCTTCAGGGTATCCCCCTGCGATCGAACAAGCCCAACAAACTTGGCGCGTTGAAATGCTGACGCGAGGAATGAATCTAGAAGGCTTAAGTATTCTCACTGGTTGCGATCCAGAACAATTACAACCCTATGTACGTCGAGCCCAAGAAAAGGCAGCATTGGAAGAAGCCATCCGTTTAGATCGGCAAATTGGCTAG